The Crassaminicella indica genomic interval GCTACAAATGGACTTACTTCCTCTGTAAGCTCTTCTGTAGAAATAAGAGGCAATAGCAATGCAATTGCTACTGTATATAATCCAACTAATCCCAAAACAGTATAAGTAATTGCTCTTGGCACTGTATGATCTGGATCAGGCGTTTCAGAAGCAGCTAACCCTATAATTTCGAAGCCTGCATAGGTAAACATTACAATCAACATACTTCCTGCAATTCCTGAAATTCCTCTAGGAAATAATGGTTCATTTTTTAATTGACCTATTCCGATAGCAGCCATATCCGGAATAACTCCTGTTACCAATACAAAAGCTATCACAATAAAACCTACAATTGCTAACAACTTTATAGCAGCTAATCCACTCTCAAGTTTACTTAATCTTTCTGCCCCTAAAAGATTTAATAATGTAATTCCTATAATAATCAGCATTCCTAAAAGAGAAACTGATATCTTCGGAAACCATACTCTTAAAAACAATGCTACTGCTGTAGCTTCGCTGGACATAGCCAATACAAGGCCTGTCCAGTATACCCATCCAACAATAAATCCAACTAATGGACCAAATTCTCTCTCTGCAAATGTACGAAATGAACCTGGGTCTGCATCAGCTACAGTCATTTCTGAAAGAGCAAAAAGAATTAAATAAACTAATCCACCTCCTAATAGATATGCAATAATTACTGCAGGTCCTGAAGCACGAATAGCAATAGCCGAACCTAGAAAAAATGAACCTCCTACAACTGTCCCTAACGCCATCATAGTAAGTCCCCATGCAGATAGACCTGCTTCATTATTTTTCATCATTCATACCTCCTCTAAAACTCCATTTATGCATAAAATTTCAAAATATATTTTGTCTTTTATTGTTGTATACTCTTTAGTATAAGCATTTATAATCTTAGATATAACTTCTTTATACTTTTAATATAAATATTAAGTATAATATTATATATCCATAACAAAATAGAAAGTTGGGAAATTTTTTATGAAAAAAACAATATATACTAAGTTTCTTTTTATACTCTTGATCCCTATTACATCATCATTATTTCATATAGCCTCATTGCATCCTCAATTAATTGAAACAGTATATGCAAATATAATCTATAAGCAAATTATGCAAATTTTAAGCTCTATTACTGGTATTTTTCCATTTTCACTAGCTGAATTTCTAGTTATATCGCTTATTTTTTTCTTTATAAAAATGTTCATTCAAACTATTCTATGCTTTATAAAAAATAAAAATCAGAGAAAATTTACTATCCTTAATTGCATAGGAAATATGATAGTTTTTGTCAGTATTATTTATTTTGTTTTTATTATGATCTGGGGTTTCAATTATTGTCGTCTTCCTTTTTCTAAAATTGCAAACCTTGAAATAAAACCATCAACTGTTCAAGAACTAGAAATCTTATGTAATCATCTTATTGAAAAAGCAAATGATTTAAGATCTCAAGTAATAGAAAATAAAGATGGGATTATGATGCTTCCAAAGGGTTCTTCAGATGTTTTTCTTCGTGCCTCTAAAGGATATGAAAAAGCAGCAAACATTTATCCTGAACTAGGGAGAAAATACGGTAGACCTAAAAGGATTACTTTCTCTCATTTGATGTCCTATACAGGTATAGCTGGAATTTATTGTCCATTTACAGGAGAAGCCAATGTGAATACAGCAATATCAGATAGCTCAATACCTAGTACAGCCTGTCATGAAATGGCTCACCAACGAGGCTTCTCAAGGGAAGATGAAGCAAACTATATTGCTTATCTAACATGTAGTATGCATCCTGATAAAGATTTTCAATACTCTGGAACTCTTTTGGCATTGATTCATTCTATGAATGCACTATATAAAGTAGATCTAAAAAAATATAAAAAACTACAGGAAAAATATAGCGAAGGATTAAAGAGAGATTTAAGCTATTTAAGATCATTTTGGCAACAATATAAAGGCCCTATAGAACGCACGTCCACAAGACTAAACAACGCTTATCTTAAAGCAAATCATCAAAAGGACGGTGTGCATAGTTATGGAAGAATGGTGGATCTTTTACTTGCAGAAAACCGTTTGAAAATGACTAAATAAATAAAGGATTTAAGATTTAAACGTAGAAATTTATTAAAGCAATTTTTATTCAAACAAAGAAAGGAGTAATACCATGTATTTTGCTACTTTTCATTATAATGGAGAAGAACAATTTGGCATTTTAAGTGAAAATAAAGAAAATATCATACCTATAAAAAAAATTTTAAACAAGCTAGGTATAGCCATACCAAAAACTTTAAGGGATTTCGTAGAAAATTCAGACGATACACTCATTAAAGCTATAAAAGATACCCTAAAAGCACATGATTTTGAAGCTATCCCCCTTGAAAGCATCAAATTATGCGCACCCATTCCTTACCCTCGTAGAAATCTAATCTGCCTAGGAAAAAATTATATGGATCATGCAAAAGAAGTTGTAGGACTTCCTGGAGCTGATAATGAAA includes:
- a CDS encoding DUF3810 domain-containing protein, producing MKKTIYTKFLFILLIPITSSLFHIASLHPQLIETVYANIIYKQIMQILSSITGIFPFSLAEFLVISLIFFFIKMFIQTILCFIKNKNQRKFTILNCIGNMIVFVSIIYFVFIMIWGFNYCRLPFSKIANLEIKPSTVQELEILCNHLIEKANDLRSQVIENKDGIMMLPKGSSDVFLRASKGYEKAANIYPELGRKYGRPKRITFSHLMSYTGIAGIYCPFTGEANVNTAISDSSIPSTACHEMAHQRGFSREDEANYIAYLTCSMHPDKDFQYSGTLLALIHSMNALYKVDLKKYKKLQEKYSEGLKRDLSYLRSFWQQYKGPIERTSTRLNNAYLKANHQKDGVHSYGRMVDLLLAENRLKMTK
- a CDS encoding amino acid permease, whose translation is MKNNEAGLSAWGLTMMALGTVVGGSFFLGSAIAIRASGPAVIIAYLLGGGLVYLILFALSEMTVADADPGSFRTFAEREFGPLVGFIVGWVYWTGLVLAMSSEATAVALFLRVWFPKISVSLLGMLIIIGITLLNLLGAERLSKLESGLAAIKLLAIVGFIVIAFVLVTGVIPDMAAIGIGQLKNEPLFPRGISGIAGSMLIVMFTYAGFEIIGLAASETPDPDHTVPRAITYTVLGLVGLYTVAIALLLPLISTEELTEEVSPFVAALQAKGINWAAGIMNIVLVTAILSTMLAATFGLGRMIRSLADEGYAPVWVKDKTDVPYRGIIFSGVAMLLALGMSFILPKKVYLFLISSGGFSLLFTYLIILATHYKFRKCEGCPPRGNCQLIGYPYTSWIAIILLIAIIGSMPLIKGQGLGLIAGLSLVAFYSLCYFISKHKKNNT